In one window of Caenimonas aquaedulcis DNA:
- a CDS encoding DUF4417 domain-containing protein: protein MIDKADAQSLIRTLWHNRGEPPAMGCRDCPDRPECGGLQVSASLFDCMDHCTCVDRQACQKVCPNNRHFVARIHEVRGFGYDDIERRRGIPLVQLPTFAHLLFTYPKISNLVQLPVAAIPLSDAFNRSGKGGTALTRSEVDSRFRLAAKTPLILSGVGLDRKIEKFWGVTRGRSELLAGIRALDPLMVTTPNYSVTLDAPRHDAMHSLKRILLSWSELHDAGLRTALHLNAVTDRDYGRMAEFLSAHSEIRAVSVEFETGAAPEEQGVYHAQQLDELVQRIGRPLHLVFRGDARWVPMLQKSFPSITALNGSASIRTRMRRRAVLAGEQLSWASAPTQEGEALDELLAHNLRSVSLWFSAKTIAPVPSRKKAPLEVRPKRHDEARQPGLL from the coding sequence GTGATCGACAAAGCTGACGCCCAATCTCTCATCCGCACCCTGTGGCACAACCGCGGCGAACCGCCGGCGATGGGATGTCGTGATTGTCCCGATCGCCCCGAATGCGGCGGACTCCAGGTGTCGGCGTCGTTGTTCGATTGCATGGATCACTGCACCTGTGTGGATCGTCAGGCGTGTCAGAAGGTATGTCCCAACAATCGACACTTTGTCGCGCGCATCCACGAGGTGCGCGGCTTTGGGTATGACGACATCGAGCGCCGTCGCGGCATTCCGCTCGTGCAATTACCGACGTTCGCCCATCTGCTGTTCACCTACCCAAAAATCTCGAACCTCGTTCAACTCCCTGTAGCTGCGATTCCGCTAAGCGATGCATTCAATCGGTCAGGAAAAGGTGGTACAGCGCTCACCCGCAGCGAGGTCGACAGCCGCTTTCGGTTGGCGGCCAAGACGCCTCTGATCTTGTCCGGCGTCGGGCTTGACCGGAAGATCGAAAAGTTTTGGGGTGTGACGCGTGGCCGATCAGAATTGCTTGCCGGTATCCGCGCTTTAGATCCGCTGATGGTGACTACGCCGAACTACAGCGTCACGCTCGACGCTCCACGCCACGATGCAATGCACAGCTTGAAGCGCATCTTATTGTCTTGGTCGGAACTGCACGACGCCGGCCTCCGCACAGCCCTGCACCTCAACGCCGTTACGGATCGCGACTACGGTCGCATGGCGGAGTTTCTGAGCGCTCATTCGGAAATCCGCGCTGTAAGTGTCGAATTTGAAACTGGAGCGGCTCCCGAGGAGCAGGGCGTCTACCACGCTCAACAGCTCGATGAACTTGTTCAACGGATTGGGCGGCCTCTTCATCTTGTCTTTAGGGGCGACGCACGTTGGGTTCCCATGCTGCAGAAGAGTTTCCCAAGCATCACTGCTCTAAACGGCTCAGCTTCTATCAGGACCCGAATGAGAAGGCGGGCGGTCTTAGCAGGTGAGCAGTTGAGTTGGGCAAGCGCGCCGACGCAAGAAGGAGAGGCTTTGGATGAACTGCTCGCACACAACCTGCGCAGCGTGAGCCTGTGGTTCAGCGCGAAGACGATTGCTCCGGTGCCGTCCCGGAAGAAAGCGCCGCTAGAAGTACGTCCGAAACGTCACGACGAGGCCCGGCAACCGGGCCTTCTGTGA
- a CDS encoding helix-turn-helix domain-containing protein, with the protein MKKSAQSQSQGQSLARKRNMWLDDPEPINRPTRTVESGPSQKKGALRPKGFPSKPRIEPANFQPSLMKYAEAARDLSISINHLRNLINDGKLRSVSVGLRGRRVARSDIEEVIRNGIRK; encoded by the coding sequence ATGAAGAAAAGTGCGCAGTCGCAGTCGCAAGGTCAGTCCCTTGCGAGGAAGCGCAATATGTGGCTCGACGATCCCGAGCCAATCAATCGCCCCACTAGAACGGTGGAATCTGGCCCATCCCAGAAAAAGGGCGCTCTTCGGCCCAAAGGGTTCCCATCAAAGCCCAGAATTGAACCCGCGAATTTCCAGCCATCGCTCATGAAATATGCCGAAGCGGCGAGAGATCTTTCAATTTCAATCAATCATCTTCGCAACCTCATCAACGACGGTAAGCTCAGAAGCGTCAGTGTTGGCCTTCGCGGCCGACGAGTTGCGCGAAGTGACATTGAAGAAGTTATTCGTAACGGCATCCGCAAGTAG
- a CDS encoding phage/plasmid replication protein, II/X family, translating to MNNESESGKSKPWFSSTFDTVGVKLRADGVDLYQLHQLHPKRVVYREGRYRVKSRFGTFAWLRSRRGQGVLFIEASVPKFLTGQNLVGTERLRQGAIELIDKVLARARIELSSEEVRSYRAGDFELTRVDYANHLWCGSKAHALVFMRALHRRTVAKIWNFTQYRRQTLYWSKDSKRWTMKAYLKALELKKRPMGSQVRARKTLTQKAEGMIRFELTLRGQELKRLGLNRPETWTPENARELLTERVKAVLPQEGQVIDLRGMEQLGDRTRIRLELFLLGQTAAFDQYERAKLDDRRDIREHTGFDIDSVLTPSEQHESMKTLLQMFEQGWGFRSREAKWEDMKQGKLGPV from the coding sequence ATGAATAACGAGTCCGAATCTGGCAAGTCAAAGCCTTGGTTCTCCTCCACGTTCGACACCGTAGGCGTCAAGCTTCGTGCCGATGGCGTTGACCTCTACCAATTGCACCAACTCCACCCCAAACGAGTTGTCTACCGTGAGGGCAGATACCGCGTAAAGAGTCGCTTCGGCACCTTTGCCTGGCTTCGCAGTCGGCGCGGTCAGGGAGTGCTGTTCATTGAAGCGTCAGTGCCGAAGTTCCTCACTGGCCAAAATCTGGTCGGTACGGAAAGACTTCGCCAAGGCGCGATCGAGCTGATCGACAAGGTTCTTGCACGTGCCAGGATAGAGTTGTCGTCCGAAGAGGTGCGCAGCTATCGGGCGGGTGACTTCGAGTTGACTCGGGTGGACTACGCAAATCACCTCTGGTGCGGTAGCAAGGCTCACGCATTGGTCTTCATGCGCGCACTCCATCGTCGAACAGTGGCGAAGATATGGAACTTCACGCAGTACCGCAGGCAAACCCTGTACTGGAGCAAAGATTCGAAGCGCTGGACGATGAAGGCCTACTTGAAGGCGCTGGAACTCAAGAAACGGCCGATGGGGTCGCAAGTCCGCGCTCGGAAAACCCTCACGCAGAAGGCCGAGGGCATGATTCGCTTCGAACTCACGCTGCGCGGCCAGGAGTTGAAACGTCTGGGTCTAAACCGCCCGGAAACGTGGACCCCAGAAAACGCGCGCGAGCTGCTCACAGAACGTGTAAAGGCCGTGCTGCCCCAGGAAGGCCAGGTGATCGACTTGAGGGGGATGGAACAATTAGGTGACAGAACGCGCATCCGTCTTGAGCTGTTTCTTCTTGGACAGACCGCTGCGTTTGACCAATACGAGCGCGCAAAGCTCGATGATCGGCGCGACATCCGTGAGCACACGGGTTTCGATATCGACTCGGTTTTGACCCCCAGTGAGCAGCACGAGAGCATGAAAACCCTACTTCAAATGTTCGAGCAAGGCTGGGGCTTTCGCTCGCGAGAAGCGAAATGGGAAGACATGAAACAGGGGAAATTGGGCCCAGTTTAA
- a CDS encoding H-NS histone family protein, translated as MEQKATYAALKGQIAKLQKDADELLKTERVAVINRIKEAVTVYALTARDLGLGKQLRKPRRKKNLEAAGQETPAKVARKPRPAKFSDGKGNEWSGRGEQPEWVKGALGAGQTLNDLKRKPAK; from the coding sequence ATGGAACAGAAAGCCACCTACGCTGCGTTGAAAGGCCAAATCGCCAAGCTCCAGAAGGACGCCGACGAACTCCTCAAGACGGAACGCGTAGCGGTCATCAACCGCATCAAGGAAGCCGTAACGGTCTATGCACTGACCGCAAGAGACCTGGGCCTAGGTAAACAATTGCGCAAACCGCGTAGGAAGAAGAATTTGGAAGCCGCGGGCCAAGAAACGCCTGCAAAGGTTGCGCGAAAGCCGAGGCCGGCGAAGTTCTCCGATGGCAAAGGGAACGAGTGGAGCGGGCGCGGCGAGCAGCCGGAGTGGGTGAAGGGCGCGCTAGGCGCCGGCCAGACGCTCAACGACCTCAAGCGAAAGCCTGCGAAGTAG